One stretch of Microbacterium terrae DNA includes these proteins:
- a CDS encoding transglutaminase-like domain-containing protein, whose translation MKTYLLSHRTEYTYDKPVGNSVGIHHLRPRTLAWQSVSSHAVTVDPLPADVAPDTDYYGNSVTYFHVTDPHTRLTIDALSQVAVRTPEYDEEALAMPWEVARPLEGDTGPGGWAATEFALESPRVTHTAEAAAYGAESLLPGRPLGDAATDLMRRIHRDFDYDTKATTVTSTVADAMRKRAGVCQDFAHVALACLRSHGLAARYVSGYLATQPPPGKERVVGADASHAWLEVWLPASNEWLAIDPTNDQWANDRYITVAWGRDYGDVAPVRGIIWSKAKKSTLRVSVDVAPVDQTPVAV comes from the coding sequence ATGAAGACCTACCTGCTCTCGCACCGCACCGAGTACACCTACGACAAGCCCGTGGGCAACAGCGTCGGCATCCATCACCTGCGCCCCCGCACGCTGGCGTGGCAGAGCGTCTCGTCGCACGCGGTGACGGTCGATCCCCTGCCCGCCGACGTCGCGCCCGACACCGACTACTACGGCAACTCGGTCACCTACTTCCACGTCACCGACCCGCACACGCGGCTGACGATCGACGCGTTGAGCCAGGTGGCCGTGCGCACCCCGGAGTACGACGAGGAGGCGCTCGCGATGCCGTGGGAGGTCGCCCGGCCGCTCGAAGGCGACACCGGACCCGGCGGCTGGGCCGCCACCGAGTTCGCGCTCGAGTCGCCGCGGGTGACCCACACCGCCGAAGCGGCGGCCTACGGCGCGGAGTCGCTGCTGCCCGGCCGCCCGCTCGGCGATGCCGCGACCGACCTCATGCGGCGCATCCATCGCGACTTCGACTACGACACGAAGGCGACGACGGTCACCAGCACCGTCGCCGACGCGATGCGCAAGCGCGCGGGGGTGTGTCAGGACTTCGCCCACGTCGCGCTCGCCTGCCTGCGTTCGCACGGGCTGGCGGCCCGCTATGTCAGCGGGTACCTCGCGACCCAGCCGCCGCCGGGCAAGGAGCGGGTGGTCGGCGCCGACGCCTCGCACGCGTGGCTCGAAGTGTGGCTGCCCGCCTCGAACGAGTGGCTCGCGATCGATCCGACCAACGACCAGTGGGCGAACGACCGCTACATCACGGTCGCCTGGGGCCGCGACTACGGCGATGTCGCGCCGGTGCGCGGCATCATCTGGTCGAAGGCGAAGAAGTCGACGCTACGGGTGTCGGTGGACGTCGCTCCGGTCGATCAGACGCCCGTCGCCGTCTAG